One region of Fusobacterium periodonticum 1_1_41FAA genomic DNA includes:
- a CDS encoding flavin reductase gives MTKKKIDVLDYSSKILKALSKGVLLTVKDDEKVNTMVISWGALGIEWNKVLFTTYIRENRYTKAILDKALNFTINIPLEKIDSKVFGIAGTKSGRNIDKIKEANLTLVDSDIISSPAIKELPITLECKVLYKQKQVLENLPEDIVKKDYPQDVDGTFVGANRDPHTAYYAEIVAAYIIEE, from the coding sequence ATGACTAAAAAGAAGATCGATGTTTTAGATTATTCATCTAAAATTTTAAAGGCATTATCAAAGGGAGTACTTTTAACTGTAAAAGATGATGAAAAAGTAAATACTATGGTTATCAGCTGGGGAGCTTTAGGAATTGAGTGGAATAAAGTACTTTTTACTACTTATATTAGAGAAAATAGATATACAAAAGCTATTTTAGACAAAGCACTAAATTTTACAATAAATATTCCACTTGAAAAAATAGATTCAAAAGTTTTTGGTATAGCTGGAACAAAAAGTGGGAGAAATATAGATAAAATAAAAGAAGCCAATTTAACTCTTGTTGATTCTGATATAATATCATCTCCAGCTATAAAAGAGTTACCTATTACTTTAGAATGTAAAGTTTTATATAAACAAAAACAAGTTTTAGAAAATTTACCTGAGGATATAGTAAAAAAAGATTACCCACAAGATGTAGATGGAACTTTTGTTGGAGCGAATAGAGATCCTCATACAGCTTATTATGCTGAAATAGTTGCAGCATACATAATTGAAGAATAA
- a CDS encoding fructose bisphosphate aldolase, whose protein sequence is MNEKLEKMRNGKGFIAALDQSGGSTPKALKLYGVNEDQYSNEEEMFDLIHKMRTRIIKSPAFNEEKILGAILFEQTMDSKIDGKYTADFLWEEKRVLPFLKIDKGLNDLDADGVQTMKPNPGLADLLKKANERHIFGTKMRSVIKKASPAGIARVVDQQFEVAAQIVAAGLVPIIEPEVDINNVDKVECEEILRDEIRKHLNALPETSNVMLKLTLPTVENFYEEFTKHPRVVRVVALSGGYSREKANDILSKNKGIIASFSRALTEGLSAQQTDDEFNKTLAATIEGIYEASVK, encoded by the coding sequence ATGAACGAAAAATTAGAAAAAATGAGAAATGGAAAAGGATTTATTGCTGCACTTGACCAAAGTGGAGGAAGTACTCCAAAAGCATTAAAATTATATGGTGTTAATGAAGATCAATATTCAAACGAAGAAGAAATGTTCGACTTAATTCATAAAATGAGAACTAGAATCATTAAAAGCCCAGCTTTCAATGAAGAAAAAATCCTAGGAGCTATCTTATTTGAACAAACTATGGATAGCAAAATAGATGGAAAATATACAGCAGACTTCTTATGGGAAGAAAAGAGAGTTTTACCTTTCTTAAAAATAGATAAAGGACTTAATGATTTAGATGCTGATGGTGTTCAAACAATGAAACCAAACCCAGGATTAGCAGATCTTTTAAAGAAAGCTAATGAAAGACATATTTTTGGAACAAAAATGCGTTCAGTTATTAAAAAAGCATCTCCAGCTGGTATAGCAAGAGTTGTTGACCAACAATTTGAAGTTGCAGCTCAAATAGTTGCAGCAGGACTTGTACCTATAATAGAACCTGAAGTAGATATTAACAATGTTGATAAAGTTGAATGTGAAGAAATATTAAGAGATGAAATCAGAAAACATCTTAATGCTTTACCTGAAACTTCAAATGTTATGTTAAAACTTACTTTACCAACAGTTGAAAATTTCTATGAAGAATTCACAAAACATCCAAGAGTAGTTAGAGTTGTTGCTTTATCTGGAGGATATTCAAGAGAAAAAGCTAACGATATTCTTTCTAAAAATAAAGGAATTATTGCAAGTTTCTCAAGAGCATTAACTGAAGGATTATCAGCTCAACAAACTGATGATGAATTCAATAAAACTTTAGCAGCTACTATTGAAGGAATCTATGAAGCTTCTGTAAAATAA
- the tsaD gene encoding tRNA (adenosine(37)-N6)-threonylcarbamoyltransferase complex transferase subunit TsaD, with product MIILGIESSCDETSIAVVRDGKEILSNNISSQIEIHKEYGGVVPEIASRQHIKNIATVLEESLAEAKITLDDVDYIAVTYAPGLIGALLVGLSFAKGLSYARNIPIIPVHHIKGHMYANFLEHEVELPCISLVVSGGHTNIIHIDENHKFTNIGETLDDAVGESCDKVARVLGLGYPGGPVIDKMYYKGDRNFLKITKPKVSRFDFSFSGIKTAIINFDNNMKMKNQEYKKEDLAASFLGTVVDILCDKTLDAAIEKNVKTIMLAGGVAANSLLRSQLTEKAAEKGIKVIYPSMKLCTDNAAMIAEAAYYKLKNAKNEEDCFAGLDLNGIASLMVSDEKAI from the coding sequence ATGATTATTTTAGGTATAGAAAGTTCATGTGATGAAACTTCTATTGCAGTTGTAAGAGATGGAAAAGAAATTTTATCAAATAATATCTCTTCACAAATTGAAATTCATAAAGAATATGGTGGAGTTGTTCCAGAAATTGCTTCAAGACAACATATTAAAAATATAGCTACTGTCCTTGAAGAAAGTTTAGCAGAAGCAAAGATTACTCTAGATGATGTGGACTATATTGCAGTAACATATGCACCAGGACTAATTGGAGCTCTACTTGTAGGACTTTCATTTGCTAAAGGATTATCTTATGCAAGAAATATTCCTATTATACCTGTTCATCATATAAAAGGACATATGTATGCAAACTTTTTGGAACATGAAGTAGAATTACCTTGTATTTCACTTGTTGTTTCTGGGGGACATACAAATATTATCCATATTGATGAAAATCATAAATTTACTAACATAGGTGAAACTTTAGATGATGCAGTTGGAGAAAGCTGTGATAAAGTTGCAAGAGTTTTAGGATTAGGATATCCTGGTGGACCTGTTATAGATAAGATGTACTATAAGGGGGATAGAAACTTTTTAAAGATTACTAAGCCTAAAGTTTCAAGATTTGACTTTAGTTTCTCTGGAATTAAGACTGCCATTATAAATTTTGACAATAATATGAAAATGAAAAATCAAGAATATAAAAAAGAAGATTTAGCTGCTTCATTCTTAGGAACAGTTGTAGATATTCTTTGTGATAAAACTTTAGATGCAGCTATTGAAAAAAATGTAAAGACTATTATGCTTGCAGGAGGAGTTGCTGCAAACTCTTTATTAAGAAGTCAACTTACAGAAAAAGCAGCTGAAAAAGGAATTAAAGTTATATATCCAAGTATGAAATTATGTACAGATAATGCAGCTATGATAGCTGAGGCAGCATACTATAAGTTAAAAAATGCTAAAAATGAAGAAGATTGTTTTGCAGGTTTAGACTTAAATGGGATTGCAAGCTTGATGGTTAGTGATGAAAAAGCAATATAA
- a CDS encoding tetratricopeptide repeat protein, with protein sequence MDKMTKEYQEIFFEVKILPVEQLDIKRVEKLISAYITDKNYEEALEVLRVVEDREKNNPLINSEFGYCLVELKQFDEAIKYYLKAKNQGREDAWIYSQLGWAYRNAEKYKEALEAYLKAQQLGDKVAWINAEIGMCYKELGNYDEALKYYLIIINSGELDNDIYKKTWVLLEIGNIYKNTNKFEEAVECFRIVEKIVVGDYQFYLDHAYCLIFMNHYTEAIAKIEKALELHEDIYPISQLAFCYRNLEEWEKALQYYLKAESLGREDAWINLEIGLCYKELLDFEKSLARYLKAYEDEIYKYNTFLLLEIARIYNIFDNYTEAFKFLVRVSEMSKKSKDVCIEMGKCLIGLGRYEEAIENFLKARKLSLEVESSTYEEDKGLAYCYEVLGNNEKAKEYKKISNK encoded by the coding sequence ATGGATAAAATGACAAAAGAATATCAAGAGATATTTTTTGAAGTTAAAATACTTCCAGTAGAGCAACTAGATATTAAGCGTGTTGAAAAATTAATTAGTGCATATATTACTGATAAAAATTATGAAGAGGCATTAGAAGTTCTAAGAGTGGTAGAAGATAGAGAAAAGAACAATCCATTAATTAATTCTGAGTTTGGATATTGTTTAGTAGAATTAAAGCAATTTGATGAAGCAATAAAATATTATTTAAAAGCTAAAAACCAAGGTAGAGAAGATGCTTGGATATATTCGCAACTAGGTTGGGCATATCGTAATGCAGAAAAATATAAAGAAGCTTTGGAAGCATATTTAAAAGCACAACAATTAGGTGATAAAGTAGCTTGGATAAATGCTGAGATAGGGATGTGCTATAAAGAATTAGGAAATTATGATGAAGCTTTGAAATATTATCTAATAATAATTAATTCAGGTGAATTAGATAATGACATATATAAGAAAACATGGGTATTATTAGAAATAGGTAATATATACAAAAATACTAATAAGTTTGAAGAAGCAGTGGAGTGTTTTAGAATAGTAGAAAAAATAGTTGTAGGAGATTATCAATTCTACCTTGACCATGCTTATTGTTTAATTTTTATGAATCATTATACAGAAGCTATTGCAAAAATTGAAAAAGCTTTAGAATTACATGAAGATATTTATCCTATTTCTCAACTAGCTTTTTGCTATCGTAATTTAGAAGAATGGGAAAAAGCATTACAATATTATCTAAAAGCTGAGTCACTTGGGAGAGAAGATGCGTGGATTAATCTAGAAATTGGCTTGTGTTATAAAGAATTATTAGACTTTGAAAAATCACTTGCTCGTTATCTAAAAGCTTATGAAGATGAAATATATAAGTATAATACTTTTTTATTGCTAGAAATAGCTAGAATTTATAATATATTTGATAATTATACAGAAGCTTTTAAATTTTTAGTTAGAGTATCAGAGATGTCGAAAAAAAGTAAAGATGTTTGTATAGAAATGGGTAAATGCTTAATTGGTTTAGGTAGATATGAGGAAGCTATAGAAAACTTTTTAAAGGCAAGAAAACTTTCTCTTGAAGTGGAAAGTTCAACATATGAAGAAGATAAAGGACTTGCTTATTGTTATGAAGTTTTAGGTAATAATGAAAAAGCCAAAGAATACAAAAAAATATCTAATAAATAG
- a CDS encoding HIRAN domain-containing protein, translating to MGIFDEKIAENLKVHKYEPPRHIVDFHVAGFAYYDGLDVINELSLGQAVTLVVETDNPYDNEAVAIYYKDKKLGYVPKEKNSFLSTLLYYGYGDILEARIQYVNVENHPERQFRVVVKIKDNRK from the coding sequence ATGGGGATTTTTGATGAAAAAATAGCAGAGAATTTAAAAGTTCACAAATATGAACCACCAAGACATATAGTTGATTTTCATGTCGCTGGTTTTGCTTATTATGATGGTTTAGATGTTATAAATGAACTATCTCTTGGACAGGCTGTTACTCTAGTAGTAGAAACAGATAATCCTTATGACAATGAAGCTGTTGCTATCTATTATAAGGATAAAAAACTTGGTTATGTTCCTAAAGAAAAAAATTCTTTTTTAAGTACATTACTTTATTATGGATATGGAGATATATTAGAAGCAAGAATTCAGTATGTAAATGTAGAAAACCATCCAGAAAGACAATTTAGAGTAGTTGTAAAAATAAAGGATAATAGAAAATAA
- a CDS encoding type III pantothenate kinase: MIIGIDIGNTHIVTGVYDDKGKLISTFRLATNDKMTEDEYFSYFNNITKFNNISIEKVDAILVSSVVPNIIITFQFFARKYFKVEAIIVDLEKKIPFTFAEGINYTGFGADRIIDITEAMQKYPDKNLVIFDFGTATTYDVLKKGVYIGGGILPGIDMSINALYGNTAKLPRVKFTTPSSVLGTDTMKQIQAAIFFGYAGQIKHIIKKINEELGEEIFVLATGGLGRILSAEIDEIDEYDANLSLKGLYTLYMLNK; the protein is encoded by the coding sequence ATGATTATTGGTATTGATATTGGTAACACACATATAGTTACAGGAGTTTATGATGATAAAGGTAAATTAATTTCAACTTTTAGATTAGCTACAAATGATAAGATGACAGAGGATGAATATTTCTCATATTTCAATAATATTACAAAATTTAATAATATTTCAATTGAAAAGGTTGATGCAATTCTAGTTTCATCTGTTGTTCCAAATATAATAATAACTTTCCAATTTTTTGCAAGAAAATATTTTAAAGTTGAAGCGATAATAGTTGATTTAGAAAAGAAAATTCCTTTTACTTTTGCAGAGGGAATAAATTACACTGGTTTTGGTGCTGATAGAATAATAGATATCACAGAAGCTATGCAAAAATATCCTGACAAAAACTTAGTTATTTTTGACTTTGGTACTGCAACAACTTATGATGTATTGAAAAAAGGAGTTTATATTGGTGGAGGAATACTTCCTGGTATAGATATGTCTATCAATGCTCTATATGGAAATACAGCTAAATTACCTAGAGTAAAATTTACTACTCCTAGTAGTGTTTTAGGTACTGATACTATGAAACAAATACAAGCTGCAATATTCTTTGGTTATGCTGGACAAATAAAACATATCATTAAGAAAATTAATGAAGAATTGGGAGAAGAAATTTTTGTTCTAGCTACTGGTGGTTTGGGAAGAATTTTATCAGCTGAAATTGATGAAATTGATGAATATGATGCTAACTTAAGTTTAAAAGGATTATATACACTATATATGTTAAATAAATAA
- a CDS encoding regulatory protein RecX produces the protein MRIQVKTVTIKGNKLFLENDKIIYLTKEMIAKFDLNGKTCLDDKTFYSLIYFRIKLSAYNMLVKRDYFKKELKNKLIEKIGFADIVEDVVEDFEEKGYLDDYEKAKSYASQHSNYGAKKLSFIFYQMGVDRETISEILEDDKDNQIEKIKQLWYKLGNKEKQKKIESILRKGFLYGDIKKAISSIEEEEEE, from the coding sequence ATGAGGATTCAAGTGAAGACAGTAACGATTAAGGGAAATAAACTTTTCCTTGAAAATGATAAAATTATCTATTTAACTAAAGAAATGATTGCTAAGTTTGATTTGAATGGAAAGACTTGTCTCGATGACAAGACTTTCTATTCTCTTATCTATTTTAGAATAAAATTATCAGCTTACAATATGTTGGTGAAGAGAGATTATTTTAAAAAAGAATTAAAAAATAAATTGATAGAGAAAATTGGTTTTGCAGATATAGTTGAAGATGTTGTAGAAGATTTTGAAGAAAAAGGCTATTTAGATGACTATGAAAAAGCGAAGTCTTATGCAAGTCAACATTCTAATTATGGAGCTAAAAAACTATCTTTTATTTTCTATCAAATGGGTGTTGATAGAGAGACCATCTCTGAAATTTTAGAAGATGATAAGGATAATCAGATTGAAAAAATAAAGCAACTTTGGTATAAATTAGGTAATAAAGAAAAACAAAAGAAAATTGAAAGTATTTTAAGGAAAGGCTTCTTATATGGAGATATTAAAAAAGCTATATCTTCAATAGAAGAGGAGGAAGAAGAATGA
- a CDS encoding tetratricopeptide repeat protein — protein sequence MKTVEEILKKIDTLDNLEKYQEIIDMIEELPVEQLNNQIISEQGRAYNNIGEYEKAIEILKTIETEERGTRRWNYRIAYSYYFLEDYENAEKYFLKANEIGPEDDEIKNYLLNIYIDLSKKHLNENKEEEAIEYALKAKDYITNDENKVHVYSYLAWMYDRIEAYDIAEDLLKSILNCKTDQRNEIWAYSELGYCLGEQHRYQESLEALIKASEMGRDDIWLNTQIGWTYRILGNYEEALQYLFKAREMGRDDEWINAELGICYKETEKYEEALQYYLLANEQNGQKNIWVLSEIAWLYGVLDKYEDELKYLDRVKKLGRKDEWINAEYGKVHARIGKYEEALKYFRKAKKMGQDDAWINIQMAICFKRLNKLKKALEYYLLAEKFKDYKKDIWLLSDIAWVYDGLGKYKEGLKYLKKVEKLGRKDCWLYTEYGFCLMRMKKYKEAITKYKKGLKLKEELNEEIFLNSQIGFCYRLLGSEKTALKYHLKARELGRNDAWINTELGICYKELDKYEKALECYLLAYKEEKEEIWLLSDIGWIFNELDKYEEALEFLLKAEELGRDDAWINAEIGQCLGRLEKLDEGIDRLKRALELLEEEKSNNTTEKIFINSEIGRLIGKKEISNPEEALHYLNIAKELGRDDIWINSEIAWELAYNDNKSEESIKYFEKAIKLGRKDEWIWSRVANVYFDLERIKDAFNAYSKAYKLAKKSWYICNIGRCLRKLGKYEEAVKKLVESRKLSLKEGDVVDLEDLELAYCYAALGDKKKAKKHMKLSMDSLGSRATDEEHLKKQFDEIKEMISVLSKPS from the coding sequence ATGAAAACAGTAGAAGAAATACTAAAAAAAATTGATACTTTAGATAATTTAGAAAAATATCAAGAAATTATTGATATGATAGAAGAACTCCCAGTTGAACAATTAAACAATCAAATTATAAGTGAACAAGGTAGAGCATATAACAACATAGGTGAATATGAAAAAGCTATTGAAATTTTAAAAACTATAGAAACAGAAGAAAGAGGAACTAGGCGTTGGAATTATAGAATAGCTTATTCTTATTATTTTTTAGAAGATTATGAAAATGCTGAAAAGTATTTTTTAAAAGCTAATGAAATTGGACCAGAAGATGATGAAATAAAAAATTATTTATTAAATATATATATAGATTTATCTAAAAAGCATCTTAATGAAAATAAAGAAGAAGAAGCAATAGAATACGCATTAAAGGCTAAAGATTATATAACAAATGATGAAAATAAAGTTCATGTTTATTCTTATTTAGCTTGGATGTATGATAGGATAGAAGCTTATGATATAGCTGAAGATTTATTAAAATCTATTCTTAATTGTAAAACTGACCAAAGAAATGAAATTTGGGCTTATTCTGAATTAGGATATTGCTTAGGAGAACAACATAGATATCAAGAATCCTTAGAAGCACTTATAAAAGCATCTGAAATGGGAAGAGATGATATTTGGCTTAATACTCAAATTGGTTGGACATATCGTATCTTAGGAAATTATGAAGAAGCACTTCAATATTTATTTAAGGCAAGAGAAATGGGAAGAGATGATGAGTGGATTAATGCAGAGCTAGGAATTTGCTACAAAGAAACAGAAAAATATGAAGAAGCACTTCAATATTACTTATTAGCAAATGAGCAAAATGGACAAAAAAATATTTGGGTTTTATCAGAAATAGCTTGGCTTTATGGAGTTTTAGATAAGTATGAAGATGAATTAAAATATTTAGATAGAGTTAAAAAATTAGGTAGAAAAGATGAATGGATTAATGCTGAATATGGAAAAGTACATGCAAGAATTGGAAAATATGAAGAAGCTTTAAAATATTTTAGAAAAGCTAAGAAAATGGGACAAGATGATGCATGGATTAATATTCAAATGGCTATATGTTTTAAGAGATTAAATAAACTTAAAAAAGCTCTTGAATATTATTTGTTAGCTGAAAAATTTAAAGATTATAAAAAAGATATATGGTTATTATCAGACATAGCTTGGGTTTATGATGGTTTAGGAAAATATAAAGAGGGATTAAAATATCTTAAGAAAGTTGAGAAACTAGGTAGAAAAGATTGTTGGTTATATACAGAATATGGTTTCTGTTTGATGAGAATGAAGAAATATAAAGAAGCTATAACAAAATATAAAAAAGGACTTAAGTTAAAAGAAGAACTTAACGAAGAAATTTTTTTAAATTCTCAAATAGGATTCTGTTATCGTCTTTTAGGAAGTGAAAAAACAGCTTTAAAATATCATTTAAAGGCAAGAGAACTAGGCAGAAATGATGCATGGATTAATACAGAACTTGGTATATGCTATAAAGAACTTGATAAATATGAAAAAGCTCTTGAATGTTACTTATTAGCCTATAAAGAAGAGAAAGAAGAAATATGGCTATTATCTGATATAGGTTGGATTTTCAATGAGCTTGATAAATATGAGGAAGCATTAGAATTTTTATTAAAAGCTGAAGAATTAGGAAGAGATGATGCATGGATTAATGCTGAAATAGGACAATGTTTAGGTAGATTAGAAAAGCTAGATGAAGGTATTGATAGATTAAAAAGAGCTTTAGAACTTCTTGAAGAAGAGAAAAGTAATAATACTACTGAAAAGATTTTTATCAACTCAGAAATTGGACGGCTTATTGGAAAAAAAGAAATATCTAATCCTGAAGAAGCATTACATTATCTAAATATTGCTAAAGAATTAGGAAGAGATGATATTTGGATTAACTCTGAAATAGCTTGGGAGCTTGCTTATAATGATAATAAAAGTGAAGAGTCTATAAAGTATTTTGAAAAAGCTATAAAGCTTGGAAGAAAAGATGAGTGGATATGGTCAAGAGTAGCCAATGTATACTTTGATTTAGAAAGAATTAAAGATGCTTTTAATGCCTATTCGAAAGCATATAAATTAGCAAAAAAAAGTTGGTATATCTGCAATATAGGAAGATGTCTAAGAAAACTTGGTAAATACGAAGAAGCTGTTAAAAAACTTGTAGAGTCAAGAAAACTTTCTCTTAAAGAAGGAGATGTAGTCGATTTAGAAGATTTAGAACTTGCTTATTGTTATGCAGCTTTAGGAGATAAAAAGAAAGCCAAAAAGCATATGAAATTATCTATGGATTCTTTAGGTAGTCGTGCAACAGACGAAGAACATTTAAAAAAACAATTTGACGAAATAAAGGAAATGATAAGTGTTTTATCAAAACCATCATAA
- the htpG gene encoding molecular chaperone HtpG, translated as MRKEEKIFKAETKELLNLMIHSIYTNKEIFLRELISNANDAIDKLKFQSLTNNELLKDDDKFKIEITVDKDNGTLTIKDNGIGMTYDEVDENIGTIAKSGSKVFKEQLEAAKKADIDIIGQFGVGFYSAFIVADKVTLETRSPYSENGVRWISSGDGNYEIEEISKENRGTEITLHLKDGEEYSEFLEEWKIKELVKKYSNYIRYEIYFKDEVINSTKPIWKRDKKELKDEDYNEFYKATFHDWNDPLFHINLKVQGNIEYNALLFIPKKLPFDYYTKNFKRGLQLYTKNVFIMEKCEDLIPEYFNFISGLVDCDSLSLNISREILQQNSELQAISKNLEKKMISELEKILKNDREKYIEFWKEFGRCIKGGVQDMFGMNKEKLQDLLIFVSSYDDKYTTLKEYVDRMGENKEILYVPAESIDAVKALPKMEKLKEQGREVLILTDKIDEFTLMAMRDYSGKEFKSINSSDFKLSDDKEKEEEVKKIADENKTLIEKAKEFLKDKVNEVELSNNIGNSASSLLAKGGLSLEMEKTLSEMTNNNDAPKAEKILAINPEHVLFDKLKAAEGTENFNKLVDVLYNQALLLEGFSIENPVEFIKNLNDLLV; from the coding sequence ATGAGAAAAGAAGAAAAAATCTTTAAAGCAGAGACTAAAGAACTGCTTAATCTAATGATACATTCAATTTACACAAATAAGGAAATATTTTTAAGAGAGTTAATATCTAATGCCAATGATGCTATTGATAAGTTAAAATTCCAGTCATTGACAAATAATGAGCTTTTGAAAGATGATGATAAATTTAAAATAGAAATCACTGTTGATAAAGATAATGGAACTTTGACTATAAAAGACAATGGTATTGGTATGACTTATGATGAAGTTGATGAAAATATAGGTACTATTGCAAAATCAGGTTCAAAAGTATTTAAAGAACAATTAGAAGCAGCTAAGAAAGCAGACATAGATATAATAGGACAATTTGGAGTAGGTTTCTATTCAGCTTTTATTGTAGCAGATAAAGTTACTTTAGAAACAAGATCACCTTATTCAGAAAATGGAGTAAGATGGATATCTTCAGGTGATGGAAACTATGAGATAGAAGAAATATCTAAGGAAAATAGAGGAACAGAAATCACTTTACACTTAAAAGATGGTGAAGAATATAGTGAATTTTTAGAAGAATGGAAAATAAAAGAATTAGTAAAGAAATATTCTAACTACATAAGATATGAAATTTACTTTAAAGATGAAGTTATAAACTCAACTAAACCTATTTGGAAAAGAGATAAAAAGGAATTAAAAGATGAGGACTATAATGAATTCTATAAGGCAACTTTCCATGATTGGAATGATCCCTTATTTCATATTAATTTAAAAGTGCAAGGTAATATTGAATATAATGCCTTACTATTCATACCAAAAAAATTACCTTTTGATTACTATACAAAGAACTTTAAAAGAGGTTTACAATTATATACTAAAAATGTATTCATCATGGAAAAATGTGAAGATTTAATTCCTGAATATTTTAATTTTATCTCAGGACTTGTCGACTGTGATAGCCTATCACTTAATATCTCAAGAGAAATATTACAACAAAATAGTGAATTACAAGCAATTTCTAAAAATTTAGAAAAGAAGATGATTTCTGAGTTAGAAAAAATACTGAAAAATGATAGAGAAAAATATATAGAATTTTGGAAAGAATTTGGAAGATGTATCAAAGGTGGAGTTCAAGATATGTTTGGTATGAATAAGGAAAAATTACAAGACTTATTGATATTTGTATCTTCATATGATGATAAATATACTACATTAAAAGAGTATGTGGATAGAATGGGAGAAAATAAAGAAATCCTTTATGTTCCTGCTGAAAGTATAGATGCTGTAAAAGCTCTACCAAAAATGGAAAAACTAAAAGAACAAGGAAGAGAAGTTTTAATCTTAACAGATAAAATAGATGAATTCACTTTAATGGCTATGAGAGATTACTCAGGAAAAGAATTTAAATCTATAAATAGCTCTGATTTTAAATTATCTGATGATAAAGAAAAAGAAGAAGAAGTTAAAAAGATAGCTGATGAAAATAAGACTTTAATTGAAAAAGCTAAAGAATTTTTAAAAGATAAAGTAAATGAAGTTGAATTGAGTAACAATATAGGTAACTCTGCTTCATCTCTTCTTGCAAAAGGTGGACTTAGTTTAGAAATGGAAAAAACTTTATCTGAAATGACTAATAATAACGATGCTCCTAAGGCTGAAAAAATACTTGCTATCAATCCAGAACATGTGTTGTTTGATAAGCTAAAAGCTGCTGAAGGTACTGAAAATTTCAATAAATTAGTTGATGTGTTATATAACCAAGCATTACTTTTAGAAGGATTTAGTATAGAAAATCCTGTTGAATTTATTAAAAATCTTAATGACTTATTAGTTTAA
- a CDS encoding SDR family NAD(P)-dependent oxidoreductase, whose amino-acid sequence MKSNIKGKIAFISGASSGIGKATAEKLAEMGANLIICARRENILNELKEKLEKQYGIKVKTLVFDVRSYSDVLKNINSLDDEWKKIEILVNNAGLAVGLEKLYEYNMEDVDRMVDTNIKGFTYIANTILPLMIATDKVCTVINIGSVAGEIAYPHGSIYCATKFAVKAISDSMRSELIDKKIKVTNIKPGLVDTEFSLIRFKGDKERADGVYGGIEPLYAEDIADTIAYVVNLPDKIQITDLTVTPLHQANAIHIHREKNS is encoded by the coding sequence ATGAAAAGTAATATCAAAGGCAAAATTGCATTTATCTCTGGTGCAAGTTCTGGAATAGGAAAAGCTACAGCTGAAAAATTAGCTGAAATGGGAGCTAACCTTATTATATGTGCTAGAAGAGAAAATATTTTAAATGAATTAAAAGAAAAACTTGAAAAGCAATATGGAATTAAAGTAAAAACTTTAGTATTTGATGTAAGAAGCTATTCAGATGTTTTGAAAAATATAAATTCATTAGATGATGAATGGAAAAAAATAGAAATATTAGTAAATAATGCTGGATTAGCAGTTGGATTAGAAAAACTATATGAATACAACATGGAAGATGTTGACAGAATGGTTGATACTAATATAAAAGGATTTACATATATTGCTAATACAATACTACCTCTTATGATAGCAACTGATAAAGTTTGTACAGTTATAAATATAGGTTCTGTTGCAGGAGAAATTGCATATCCTCATGGTAGCATATACTGTGCAACAAAATTTGCTGTAAAAGCTATCAGTGATTCAATGAGATCAGAACTTATAGATAAAAAAATAAAGGTTACAAATATAAAACCAGGACTTGTTGATACAGAATTTAGTTTGATTAGATTTAAAGGAGATAAGGAAAGAGCAGATGGAGTTTATGGAGGAATAGAACCTCTATATGCAGAAGATATTGCAGATACTATAGCTTATGTTGTAAATCTTCCTGATAAAATACAAATTACAGATTTAACTGTAACACCTTTACATCAAGCTAATGCAATACATATCCATAGAGAAAAAAATAGTTAA